ATACGGGATGACCAACATGCTATGATCCAGCGAAATTCGAGAGCCTGGTCCATCTGGGGGCCAGAGAACAGCCCAGGGGAAGTAATAGGCAGGAAGCAACTGGATCAAGAGGTGGCAGGCGGAATAAGAGGTGGCAGCGCTCAGAAGAAACGAGTGGAAAGGCGTTCAGAGCTAGGGAAGGAAAACGTTACGGTCGGAATAACAGGAAAGGCTCCCTAGAGACGACGGCATCTAGGCTAGGtttacaaaagaacaaagagcaTTTACACAGAAAACGTTCTCTGCAAAGAAAGCAGCGGGAGGAGGGGGAGCCTAGAAGCAGAAGAACCTTCAAATCTCCCATACCCTGGGCAAAACGAACGAGGCACCACCTCCTCTGACCTCCCGCTCCAGGGGCCCGAAACTGCCCCTGGCCAGCCGCTCAGATCGCTTCTGGCCCGGTGCAGACCTCCGATCCCTGGCCCTAGCTGTTACCAAGGTACTGGAGGACACAGAAAAACGCTCACCTGAACCACCGTCACCGTCAGCCGCCACTTCGCTACCGACGGCTTCCGCTTCCCAGGCGATCTCTCCAGGCTGAGGTCCTCGCGGAGCCGCTCCCCACCTCGCGCCGAGATTGCGTCATCCTAGGTATCCGCAGTTCTGCCTGTAGAGAATTTTACAGCCGCTATTGCGTTTTGCCCTCACATCCCGCGGGGAGACCGGCAGGCTCACACGTCTCCCCAGGGCGGGGGGACTGGAGGCACTGTTGCCTGGGCAGCGCCCGGGCGAGCCTGGACTCAGGCGACCCGCGGGACAGTCTCCGTGAGCCGGCTTCCCTGAGGTCCCCGGTACTCGGGGGCacggcggcgacggcggcggcgCGCTGAAGAAAACTGGGCCGGGCGGAAGAAGTCGAGCCCGAGGCATTTCCGGTTCCGGTGTCAGTTcgaggcgccgccgccgccgccgccgcagccgccggaGCCGCGATGCCTAAAGGAGGTGAGGGGCGAGTGCGCGTGGCTTGTGGGCCTCGAGGGGCCGCCCGAGTCCGGCTCCTCTTGTTCATTCAGCCCGCGGGTGTCTCGGACAGCGGCGCAGAGGGAGGACGTCCGCGCCGGCTGAGGGCCAGGTGTGGGCCTCGACGCCCAATTGTCCGGATGGAAAAACTGAGGACCGGAGTGGCCACGAGCTACTCCTCCGGGGGTCTTAGGAGAAGACTCGGGGGCCTCCGGCTCCTCGCCGGCACGGAAGGCCGGATCTAGGGCGCGCTTCTGCTGGCCTGGGGGACCTGGAGTTCCCTCCCCTTGTAGGCTTGCCGGGGACTGAGTCACCGCGTCCCGCGCCTGTGCCGGGGCTCGTCTGCCTTTCGCGTAAAACGTGGGCCCTCCCGAGCTCTGGGCGAGCCGGGCCTGCCTCGTGAGAGAACTTGGTGTTCTGGCGCCTGGCGGACCTAGCTTTGACTGCCCCTGTTCGGCAGCGGCTGCGTGTGTGCCTCTGAGCCAGGCGCTTCATCTCCCTGTGTTTcggttttctcatttgcaaaccGGGTTTGTGATTGTAGCTACCTCATAGTACGGATGGGAGACTTAAACTAGGTGATCCACGTGGAGTGCGCGGCACAGCGCCGGGCCATCGTTAAGTGTCCGCTAAGCACTATTTGTAGGGTTTGGTCAGTTTCTTGTCCAAGAAGACCGAGGATCCACGGTAGACAGTCCTTCATTCTCTTTCCCCTAAGAGTCAGAAGTTCTTGACTTGAAGTCTAGCTGTGTCACTGTCTAACCCTGTGGCCTTGAACAGATTATTTAATTCCACTCTGTTTTTCTCATCTGGAGCGCTTGGCTAATAACCCTTAGCTTGGAGAGCTGGAGAAagaggtcattaaaaaaaaaaaaaaaatagagcactCAGAGTGCCTGGCTAACTCCTGGCACAGAACATATGTTCGGTTAATAGCGGTAGCTCATGTGTCATGTTGGTTAAGCTGCTTCAGCCACAGGAAATCTTGGGAGTTTTTTTCAAACCTAAATGACTTCCTGATTTTACTTGCAGAGATATTGGGGTTTACAGAGTCGAATCCATTTAAACCTACCTCCCTACTGATTTCATCTGTGGAATCAGTCTCTTCCATTTTTCTCGATCTTGGTCCTGCAAAAGGAGGGTGCTAAATGAACCCTCTGGTTCCAGAATTCTGGCTTTTAAAGTCCTACTTCACAGATAGTTTGAGCCAAGGTTAGAGGTTACAGTTAGAAAATGCTGAATATCTTGGTTAAATGACTTGGCCTTTGGCTTGTGAAAAGCTTTTATGGGCAGATGAGATTTGCATTTCTTGCTTGTGTTGATTTActtcaaaaactaaagaaaagatatatatttttttaactacaaaattCCCCTAGAGAAAAGGATGCACTCTTGTTTCCAGTAAGTTACTGTGAATCACTTTTAAAGGCAGAAGGAGCTTCTGACAGAAGTTATGGTAGGCTAAACTAAGGTCAGTATCCCCTAGGCAGGTGTGCGGGATGAGAGCCTATAGTAGCCAGTATTGAGTTGTTACTACTTCTTGGAAAACTAAGAGGGCAAGAAAGGGTgttaggttttttcttttttttaatggcaagcTTGGTATCACACAATAGGACTTTCATGAGCATAAACAGAGACACCCATGGGAACCCGGGTAGTTATTAAAAATGGGTGGTGTGGTCTTTAGCAGCCAATTATGGCTCTGCAGCTGCTGTCTAGGAACTAAGGAGGAGGTTGGTATCTCTGCTGCTGTCTCTGGAGTCCAGAGAAGCTCTGGCTGTCTAATTACAGAttctctgtgctcagtgaaaCACTCACTGGAAATCAACTGGGCCGAAGCTTCCAGTAGAAGTGGGAATGGATTGAGGCCACAACCACCCAGCATCCTCCAGGACCAGCAGACACAGGTGCCACCCTGCTGTAAAACTGGCTGATGGCTTTAAGTCAGCCTCTTGTCTTGGCTCAAGAGGCTTGGACTGTAAAACTGATACTCTTAGATGAGCTTTAATCACTAGTCACATTTTTAACTCTTAGAAGGtagttggttttattttcaactttaaatTTGTCAGCTATGTTTCTCACTTCAAGCTCAAGAAAGTTCTCAGTAGGTTATTAGGGTCTTTTTTCTAGCATGCCACTTAGgtgaatgtgaaatattttattgtattctcTGACATTTACAGTGAATCACTGATGAGGCTAGTgcctttgttgttttctttttgtcaaaATACTCTATCCGAAAAGTAACAAACATGGCACAAACCTAGCGTATGTTTCTGTAGTGCTTAtccagtgccaggcactgttccaacaGACGTATGTATGTTAAGTTCATTCCCGTGACAACTGTAGGAGGTAAGgatacagatggagaaactgagactcaaaggtTATGTACCTGCCCAAAGCTAGTAAGTGGTGCAGCTGAGATTTGAATCTTCAGTGACTTGTCTGTAAAACGAGACCAGCTGTGACTCCCTATAGGTTTATTCTGAGGATCAAATAAGTGCATGGCTGTGACCGAACATTTGCCAAGTAAAAACCACTGTAGTGACAGCAGGGGCATAAGTGTTATATGTTTTTTACTGCATTTTTGTCCACTGTGtttggaatccttttttttttttttttttaagattttttatttattcatgagggagacagaggcagagggagaagtaggctcccctcagggagcctgatgcgggactggatctcagaccccaggatcaggccctgagccgatggcagacgctcagccactgagccagccaggcatcccactgTGTTTGGATTCTAAGGAACCATGGGATTTGGCCAGTTCTGATATGCAGTGTGCCCTCCTCCATATCCTTCCCTCAGAGCTGTGTTTGTAGGAACCTACATCCAGCATACAGTTTGGAGCTGCCTCAGGTTGTCACACGTTGCCTCTTTTGTCCCTTTGAACATATGAAAGTAGGAAAGTATAGGTTTGGGTGGTGCTtggtgagggggaggggaggtctCTGCTTCTGTGCATCAGGACACAGCCCCCTGGGGCTCAGGGCCATCAAGGAAGCCTATTCCCTTCCACCTTCCTAAATTGCTAATCCTTgtgcagggagaaagggaggccACAAAGGCCGGGCAAGGCAGTACACAAGCCCTGAGGAGATCGACGCACAGCTCCAGGCTGAGAAGCAGAAGGCCAGGGTGAGTACATGCCTGTCGAGGCCACTCCAGTGGCCCAGGGTGATTCCCTGCCTCTTTGGCATTCAGAGAGGCCAGGCAAGGACCACCTATTCCTAAGAAGCAGCCAGCACCTGAGGTTTGGGATTGGGGATGGGGCATGGGCGGCAGGCAAGTATCCCAGAACAACCAATGACTGAAAAGAAGAGCCATCTTCTGATTGAATCGATTAGAACTTTGTTCTTTTAGCAGTGATTGCCTTAGTGGGTCTCTGTTCTTGGTCCTGTGTGCCTGCTTTCTGGAAGCTGTCCTTCTGCCAGGCTCAGCCCATCCATAGCTCAGGTTCCCAGCAGGCCCCATTTGTTTGTAGCCATGCCAGACTGCTTGCCAGACCCAGCGTGACATGATGCCCTGCCTTCCCACACCCCTAGCAGGCAAAGTACTATTCCTTTCTCCAGACCTTGCTGAACGTCGCCTCCTCTGTGACTCTCACTGATGCTATTCACCCTTCCCCCTCTAGTCTGAGCTTAATACTTTACTCTATTCCTGCAGTGTTTTTTACAGCCTGTTGTCAGGAAATAGAATGTTTCCATCATCACTCACATCCACATCCCTGACCATACCATTAGATCCTTGCATGGATAAGGGCTGAAAAGAGTTCAGTCAGACCTGATGAGTGACACTGCTGTGGAGTGCCTGGGAGTTCCTAGAAGGGGAGGGGCCATAACCGACTGGGAGAGGGCAAGAGGGCTTGATGGAGTTGCTGGCAGCTAAGCAGGACCTTGGAGAATGTGTGGGCAAGTGCAAGGAGGGGGAAGGACCTACTGTTTTTGTTAGGAATATTTTTGGTGGGGAAGCAAGAAGGGTGGAAGGAAGCGACATGTTGGGTGTTGTCTTAGGAAGCCAACACAGCAAGGCCTCTGCATGGGCAGGTTGGAGTGGCTGGCCTACCATTGACTGTGGGAGTGGAGAGCAGGGGAGGACTTGTCCAGAAAAGCGAGTATGATTTGGCAGCTGCATGTGGCAGCTGGGGAAGCAGAAGGGGAGCTGAGCAGGACTGTGGTTTTCAGCCCCACAGCTGAGTTCTTCTGAGTCTGGGAGATGAACTTCTCATCCAGGATGGACTGTGGGAATGGTTTTTAGACTGTGGAGCTGAATAGATAGGCTGCCTCTGACCCAGGTCCCCAACTAGGGGCCGGGGTCCCAGAGTCGGACCCTTGTCATACTTGGCCCCAGCCTTCTGGGGCTTAATTTTTCTGGGTCCACAGACTAGAGGTGGTGGGAGCAGGGGTCACAGTCTAGGGGGTTTGTGCATTTTTGATTTTGCAGGTTGTCCATttctgaaacaggaagaagaggaacaaGGAGAAGAAGGTGGAGATGGGGCTGCAGGTGACcccaaaaaggagaagaaatctcTAGACTCAGATGAGAGTGAAGATGAGGAAGATGATTACCAGGTACTGTGTTTGGTGGAGGCCTGAGACTTGGCCTCATTCAGTCAGCAAATGTTTATCAGGTGCCTGTTGATGACCGTTTCCAGTGGTAGATGCAGATAGAGTCCTTGCTCTTAAGGGggttactttctttttatttatttatttatttttttaagattttacttatttgcttaagagagagaacatgagccagcaggaggggcagagggagagggagaagcaagctccctgctgagcagggagcctgatgcagggcttgattccaggactccaggatcatgacctgagctgaaggcagatgcttagcaaactgagccacccaggtgccccaagggggCAGTTACAGACAAAAAAGAAGTAAACGAACAGCATAATTTCAAGTAGTGGCAGGTATCATGAATAAGATGAACTGTGATTATGGGTACTTGAAATAGTGTGTGGTGAGGAGGTAGCTTTTAAACTGAGATCTGAAAAACAGGGTGGAGTCAGGTGTGTGAAAATTGTCGTGCAGCACAGACCGGGTGGCTGGATTTGCAAGCACAGAGGCCCCGGGGTGGGAACAGGAACAGGAGGCCAATCAGGGATGTACCTTGGTGGATACAGAGTGGCTTGGGATGAAGGAGAAGTTGGCAAGGGTAGCTTCCATGTGGCACTTGAAAGGGTTTGGGTTTCACTGTTGTGGGTAGGAGGCCGATGGTGGAGGCCTTGAAGTTGGAGAGAGAGATGACTagatttgcttttgtttacttatttatggttttatttatttgagagggtgagaaagagcatgagccagaggaggggcagagaagtggactccccattgagcacgaGCCAGATGTCGGGCTCAATCCCAagtttgggatcatgacctgagctgagggcagatgcttaactgactgagccccccaggtgctccccagatttgcttttaaaaggcGGTTTTGGCTTCTCTGGAAAGAGTTCATGGTAGGGTGTTGAGGATATAAGCAGGGAAATGGCAGCCAGTCTCTAGACAAATTGTGGCTTGTGTTGAGGTGGGTGGTGGCAATGGCAGTGGAAACAAGTGGGCAGATTCACACCACATTTTAGAGTTGGGCTCTTTGTGGGTTGCGGAGGGTTGGGTTTGGGGGTTGAGGGAAGGGGGCATGAGGCTGTGGCATAAAGGATGGTCAGGAAGGGGCAGGGTGAGTGAGGCACATTCACTTTGTGCTCTCAGTGGAATGTGGAGCCTCCTAGTGGAGGCGTTTCTAGGTAGCTGGATTGTATGTTGGTGTCTGGAGCTCTGTCAGATTAGCTGAGGTTTGGAAGCTGTCTCCCTCCGGTCATTTAAAGAGAAAAGTTGGGGTTAACAAGGACTGATGCTTGGACCCAACCTGCTACATTGAGGACTTGTGCTCTTGCTGAACTTGCCCTAAGGGAAATGGGAAGTTCAGGTTTCCCGACCCTGTAGATTGTGATCTCATGGCTCCTTCTCACATCACCCCCCTCCTATCAGTTGGGATGGCTAGGAATGGGAATTGGTCCTGAGGATGTCCTCGGCCtcgcctgccctgccctggggatcCAGTGGTGCTCGTTGCAGTCAGCTGTGAGATTCCATGGAAAACTTTTCGGGGGCTGAGCTTGAAGTGGAGATATAGTGCTCTGTGTTGAGAGCTCGTGAGTTGGGCTTAGGTTCTCAGCTCATCTACTATCCGCTTCCTGGTTCaccttaggcaaattatttagtCCTGTGTCTCTGTTCGTCCCCTGTGGTTGCTGGGACTTGGCCTAGCTTGGGTTCTAGTCCTGTGCACTCGCTGTCCTTGTACCTCCTAGGCTGGTGAAGACTCCTCTTAAGTGCTATTCCTCCTGTGAAGTTCAGGCCAAGAATCATGTTGGGTAGAGCAAGAGTTTGTCCCCATCCAGGCGGGCTGTTGGGAGATGGCATGGCCCTCAGAGGCTCTGCAGGACCAAACTTCTCCAACAGCCAGCTTCTTGTCCTATCTTAGCAAAAGCGCAAAGGCGTGGAGGGACTCATCGACATCGAGAACCCTAACCGGGTGGCACAGACAACCAAAAAGGTCACACAACTGGACCTGGATGGGCCCAAGGAGCTTTCAAGGAGAGAACGGTAATCTCTGCTCCTAGGCCTTGGGACCTGGGCACAAGGGCAGGGGCCTGGCctgtggggtggggcgggggttaGGGGCTTGGGGGGAAATGGCTGAGGCGCCCAATTCCCCTGCCTTCACCTCTTGGGCTCTGAGGTTCCTAGTAGCTGAGTGGGGGCTCCAACTAGAGCATTTACTTTATTTCATCTCATTCCCCAAAGGTTCTATAGAAGCTTtgccaaaaacacaaaacaaaaataatttttttttcaccaatggGAACACAGCAGGGAAAAACAGAACAGCAGATTCAGACCCGAGTGTTGTTTTTGAAGTAATGGCCAGGGATATGGAGGGTTATGCTACAGTCCTTCCTCCAGAGCACCACACTCCAGGGACTCTTCCCTTATCCAGCCTGAGCTAACCATTCCTGGCCTGCATTCTTCTCTGGTGTCACTGCCATGagaggggggcaggtgggagaaGGCAGCCCAGTGAACACTGCTGGCTGCCCCAGCGCTCTCTCAGTCCCAGCTGGAAATAGAGCTGCAGAGAGCCTCTTCTTGGTTTGTGCGAGGATCCCAGTCCAGTGCTGAAATGCCCTGCACACGGCCATTCCCAGACAAGTAGTGCCCCAACTTTGGATGGCCACCAGCTGACATCAGGGGCCCTCCAAGAGGTTGAAGCCTTCTAGGGAAAGCtgcccagttttttttctttctgagctgCTAGTATTTAAGTCCACCTTCCTGTGCTAACCCCATGACGGCTGAGGGGGTCTATGAATACCCCACAAGGAAGACTCATGAGCTCCAGGTACCTCTCCGGTAGCTTCTGTCTCACCAGTAAAAAGGAGATCTTGTTGTCACCCCCACTTATTGAGGTTGCAGAGTGAAAACCATAAAGGTCAGCATCCTGCCCTGGGACTTAGCCTTCACTGAGGGAGCCTTGCAGAGACTTTGGGTAGCCTTGCTCATCAGTCATTCTAGATGCCTCCAGGGCACACCACTCAaaaccactaccaccaccccacccacaccccaccccctacTCCGCCCACCCAGGTTTGGATCTCTTCTGCTCAGCCTAGAGGCTCCTGGCTCTGCGTCTACCTCCCAGGGTAGGATCTGCTGAGCTAAGAGGTATTTTAGTCTCTTCTCTAGCAAGTGTCTTGTCCAGTCTCCTGTCCAGAGTCTCCTGGGTAAGACATCTGCTTATCTAACTTTCTGTGGGTGGCTTTCTCTCCTGTCTGGCCAGGCCCCATGCTTTGTTTCTTATTACCCAATGCTGTGTGCCGTGAAGGCCTCTGGGGGGGCAAGTCCCTCTCCCAGGCCCCTGCTAGACAgggcttccctgccccctccaatATATGGCTCTTCCAGGAACCTGGTATAGATGGGACCATCCAACACCACAGTGAAAAAGCGTGCCCACTCCAGAATCTCAGGCTTGGGAGGAATATcctcagaggaaagaaatgacCCATCACCTCTTTCTCTACCTACTGGGTTGGTGACTGATGCCTATGGGAGTCTAGCTGTTGTTCCCACACCCTCCTCAATGGGTGCTCACCCCCTTGAGAACAGCCTCTTGCACATCTGAACTGCCCTGATTGAGAATGTGCCATGTTCTCTTGACCTGAGATTGGGTGGGTGTGATTCCCATCTGGGCTACTTGATCCACTCCCTTCTCTACCCCCCATAGAATGTGGTTTCCAGtgctttcctcctcctgctcatctTTGGATATAGTGTTCACTTGGTTTTTGATCCCCCTTTCTCATTGTGGACACCAGACCATAGTCAGCACCCCTTTCCCCACAATGCAGATGTTGTtcactctgtgctgagctcaccCCCATCCTGTGTTATCTGGAGAAGCTGGTGCACCAGTTGAACTTCCTCTAGCCCCTTGAGTCTGTACACCAGAGTCTAGGCTGTGCCTCTGCCTGTTTGTTTGGTGAGTGCCCAACACAGAGGGGACACACACAGCCAGGGCACCCTCCTCCACTTGAGCCCCAGGCCCAAGTACTTGGCTTTTCATCTGGCTCCCGCATCCAACTCAGCCGGTTATGGTGGGGAAGATGTTCCCTGTGACACCATTTTATCCAAACAGAGAAGAAATCGAGAAGCAGAAAGCAAAAGAGCGTTACATGAAAATGCATTTAGCTGGGAAGACAGAGCAAGCCAAAGCTGACCTTGCCCGGCTGGCAATCATCCGGAAACAGCGGGAAGAGGCtgccaggaagaaagaagaagagaggaaaggtaAGTCCTGAGCCCTGGTGCAGCTGCCTGAATCTGGTTCTGGGCAAGCCACCAAACCCTGCACTTCAGTGTCCTCATTGTGCCATGGCATGGGCTTGGGTTGTTGGGTAGAGGCCCAGCCTGTGTGTATATGCAAGTGCCTTTCTCATGTCAAGGGGTGGTGGGCGTTTGTGCCCACCAtgtcccagggtgctgggagggTCCAGCAGCAGCCGGGAGTTGGATAAGGGTTTGAATCTAAGCAGAGCACTGTCCACAGCATCTGATGGAAGCCTCAGGGATACAGCTAGGTCTGACCCTCAAGGACCTGCTAAGGTATCTGGTGCCTTGTGCAGTGGGGAGAGCTGCCTCAGGTAACCGCTGTCCATCTGAGGGGCTTGAGAGGGTGGGACAGGGGCAGGCTGGACCTCACAGTGCAGACCTGGGTGAAATCTGGCCCAGCTGTCCCTCCTCCCCGATGCTCTCCCTCCAGTGGGGTCAAAGGTTGGCAGTGGGGGCTGTGGGATTTGGTCTGGTTTATAAGTCGAATGCTTATGACCTTCTGTCTCCTGGTCTCATACACTCTATACATGGGGGGACCACGAGAGCCCTTAGGGATCTGCTGTCCTGCCTCCTCGCTAATTCACAAGGTAGCCAAGGCCCAGAAGGGGAAATCAGCTGCCCCAGGGTTGTCACTGCATTGGAGATAGCCTGCTCTCCCAGCTTCCCACCGGAAGCTCTCGCTTCACAAACCCTAAACCCTTTGAACGTTGCTGCTTATTGGAGGCTGCAGCACCTACAGGGAGAAGGTGTAATTGCAGGGtcctgcctgggggtggggttAGAGATTTCTCTCTGCCCTGTAGATTGTGCGTTGGTGCCCCTGTCGGGCGCAGTGGCGCCCCCAGGAACCCTCTTCTCCCTGGGTCTGTTCCTCTTCTGCCAGCTGAGCCAGTTGCCCAGAATGTTTTCTGAGGTCTTTGAGCCCTACAGTGCTGTGCtccgggggtgtgtgtgtggtggggggaagggtggtTTTGTGCTAACAcctgcccttcccttcccaccctcaGCAAAGGATGATGCGACTTTGTCGGGAAAACGAATGCAGTCGCTGTCCCTGAATAAGTAGCACGGCCTGCGGGAGGAGGCACCGGGGATCCGGCCACGCTGCCAGGCCCTCTGCCGAGTCTCACCTGCCCCACCCTGGCGCCGCCACAGCAGCCCCTCACGGCAAGGaacccctgcagcctggggtctcCTCTTCACCTTGGCACAGAAATCATTTGGGGGGATGgtagggagggctggggggagggggcggctgcTATCTTTGAGACAGAAAGACGCGGGAGAGCGTTTCATATGTAACCATTCGggtgtttttgctgtttttagaATTCAGAACTCTcgttgggggtgcctgggaggtgGGGTGAGAGGAGCTTCCATTTGTCCCATAGGTTGCACGGTAGGGGGTGGTTGTGTGTGGGGCAGCTGCTGACAAGTTTGCAACAACCAGCCCTAGTCTGTGTTGCCTGGGTGCTCACTGAGAGGGGCTGTTGTCTGGGAGCCCATGCCCCTGGGTCCCTGAGGGTCATGGCTTGTCTCCAGCCAGTCCgttctgcccttccctgccccatccccacccttctGGCCAGAGCTCGGGCCCATTCTTAACCCTACCCATTGATCATTTCAAGAAACCTCTGTTTACTGTGCAGCACCCAGGCAAAACATGCTCCACAAGTCCAACTTGTATATTTGGCAGATTAAACTTGACATTATCGTAATCTTTGTTCTGTGATCCGTTTGGGGGCACTTTGTGCCTGGGCCCTTTCCACCCAGGAGGGCACGGGTTTGCTTTCAGGTCCATCTCCACATGGTTCAGGCAGCACCCAGCAGGACATGAGGACTGGTCCCTGGGCATCTGAGCCAGGAGAGACCTCAGGATACAGAGTTAGCCCCTCCCTTCATTTAACCCAAGTATGGTGGATCTGGAGCCCGAGTGGCTTGCGACCCGTCCATGCTCCATAGCAACCTGGCAGTAGCACCATACCTCCCCGTCCTGCCCTCCAGGGGCCCCCAGCCTTAACAGTCTCAGAATTTCAGTGCTGGGAGGAAGTGTCCTGACACCCAGCATGGCTGCCAGGCATTACCTCATGCCATCCTTACCTCCCTGGATGGTGGGGATGGcggcagggaaactgaggtttggcACAATCGTGTGAACCACCTGCAGGC
This DNA window, taken from Canis lupus familiaris isolate Mischka breed German Shepherd chromosome 6, alternate assembly UU_Cfam_GSD_1.0, whole genome shotgun sequence, encodes the following:
- the PDAP1 gene encoding 28 kDa heat- and acid-stable phosphoprotein, producing the protein MPKGGRKGGHKGRARQYTSPEEIDAQLQAEKQKAREEEEQGEEGGDGAAGDPKKEKKSLDSDESEDEEDDYQQKRKGVEGLIDIENPNRVAQTTKKVTQLDLDGPKELSRREREEIEKQKAKERYMKMHLAGKTEQAKADLARLAIIRKQREEAARKKEEERKAKDDATLSGKRMQSLSLNK